A window of Haloarchaeobius litoreus contains these coding sequences:
- a CDS encoding proline dehydrogenase family protein: protein MIPPIASRFVAGETPAEALAHARELNEGDVKVILNLLGEHYDERGPAEADAETYKQLVADIGDTEVDACISIKPSQIGLDVGDDVFDELLGEIVEVADRSGTFVWVDMEDRHTTDATLDAFEKYAHETDGNVGVCIQANLKRTPEDLERLADVPGKVRLVKGAYDEPKSVAYKEKSRVDQQYRDLLKQMFEEFDDGIAVGSHDPEMIAMARDLHAEHGTPYEVQMLMGVREDAQFDLAAEGVEVWQYAPYGGKWLSYFYRRVRERKENVRFALRAVLGR from the coding sequence ATGATTCCACCCATCGCGAGCCGGTTCGTCGCCGGGGAGACACCAGCGGAGGCACTGGCGCACGCCCGGGAGCTGAACGAAGGGGACGTGAAGGTCATCCTGAACCTGCTCGGCGAGCACTACGACGAGCGCGGGCCAGCGGAGGCGGACGCCGAGACGTACAAGCAGCTGGTCGCGGACATCGGCGACACCGAGGTCGACGCCTGCATCTCCATCAAACCGAGTCAGATCGGGCTGGACGTCGGCGACGACGTGTTCGACGAGCTGCTCGGCGAGATCGTCGAGGTCGCCGACCGGAGTGGCACGTTCGTCTGGGTTGACATGGAGGACCGGCACACGACGGACGCGACGCTGGACGCGTTCGAGAAGTACGCCCACGAGACCGACGGCAACGTCGGGGTCTGCATCCAGGCGAACCTGAAGCGCACGCCCGAGGACCTCGAACGGCTCGCCGACGTACCCGGAAAGGTGCGCCTCGTGAAGGGTGCCTACGACGAGCCGAAGTCGGTCGCGTACAAGGAGAAGTCCCGGGTGGACCAGCAGTACCGCGACCTCCTCAAGCAGATGTTCGAGGAGTTCGACGACGGCATCGCGGTCGGCAGCCACGACCCGGAGATGATCGCGATGGCGCGGGACCTCCACGCCGAACACGGCACCCCCTACGAGGTGCAGATGCTCATGGGCGTGCGCGAGGACGCGCAGTTCGACCTCGCCGCGGAGGGCGTCGAGGTGTGGCAGTACGCGCCCTACGGCGGGAAGTGGCTCTCGTACTTCTACCGCCGGGTCCGTGAACGGAAAGAAAACGTCAGGTTCGCGTTACGGGCGGTCCTCGGCCGATAG
- a CDS encoding DUF502 domain-containing protein, with amino-acid sequence MSSWKRDFASGLIVVLPVLVSAYVIAWLYGVISAITPQRVIKVGLLTDLGVSSAVANALVEPLRVLVVLAVFVVFVFSVGYLMRTAVGNLAEGLIDNMANRVPGLRVVYNASKMAAETALGGTDSLQTPVRVEPWQGMRMTAFKTGKSTEDGREVVFLPTAPNITTGFVIEVDPADIEETDERVEDALTRILSAGFGDSDRMGGSAVEDLVEVEDDE; translated from the coding sequence ATGTCGTCGTGGAAACGGGACTTCGCGTCGGGTCTCATCGTCGTCCTGCCCGTGCTCGTCAGCGCCTACGTCATCGCCTGGCTGTACGGCGTCATCTCCGCCATCACCCCACAGCGCGTCATCAAGGTCGGCCTGCTCACCGACCTCGGGGTGTCCTCCGCCGTCGCGAACGCGCTCGTCGAACCCCTCCGCGTGCTGGTGGTTCTCGCCGTCTTCGTCGTCTTCGTCTTCTCCGTCGGCTACCTGATGCGGACCGCGGTCGGCAACCTCGCCGAGGGGCTCATCGACAACATGGCCAACCGCGTCCCCGGCCTGCGCGTGGTCTACAACGCCTCGAAGATGGCCGCCGAGACCGCACTCGGCGGCACCGACTCACTCCAGACGCCCGTCCGCGTCGAGCCGTGGCAGGGGATGCGCATGACCGCGTTCAAGACCGGCAAGTCGACAGAGGACGGCCGCGAGGTCGTGTTCCTCCCGACCGCGCCGAACATCACCACCGGGTTCGTCATCGAGGTCGACCCCGCGGACATCGAGGAGACGGACGAGCGCGTCGAGGACGCACTCACCCGCATCCTCTCGGCCGGGTTCGGCGACTCCGACCGGATGGGTGGCTCGGCGGTCGAGGACCTGGTCGAGGTCGAGGACGACGAGTAG
- a CDS encoding aldehyde dehydrogenase family protein, protein MERARSTERYDLLIGGERVPPAEGAYVDTVDPATGESFAAVAVAGESDVDRAVGAARAAFPEWRDTDPATRGRTLFRAAERIRAHADELAEIETQDQGKPLSQARSDVLSAARYFEYYAGAADKLEGTSVPVGTGQVDFTVREPYGVSAQITPWNFPGNLFARGVAPALAAGNTAVVKPAPTTPLSTYRLAELCHEAGVPESAVNVVSGGGETGAALTGHEGVDTITFTGSVATGQRVMQAAAAEVTPVTLELGGKNPAIVYPDADLEEAVSWVDRGIFTNAGQVCSAADRAIVHEDHYDEFVERIVERAEAYELAPGDEDPDMGPLNSADHFERVLDYVDVGIAEGATVATGGEALDRDGYFVEPTVLTDVDNDMRVAQEEIFGPVLAVIPYGDDEDPVAIGNDVAYGLVAGVFTNDVRRAHRAAQRLEAGNVYVNKWFGDTNQTPFGGYKRSGIGREKGLAALDSYLQTKNVAVNLDSGAGDDLPGA, encoded by the coding sequence ATGGAGAGAGCGCGCTCGACCGAACGATACGACCTGCTCATCGGCGGGGAGCGCGTCCCACCGGCGGAGGGGGCGTACGTGGATACCGTCGACCCGGCGACCGGGGAGTCGTTCGCGGCGGTCGCAGTCGCCGGCGAGTCGGACGTCGACCGCGCGGTCGGGGCGGCCAGGGCAGCCTTCCCCGAGTGGCGTGACACCGACCCCGCAACGCGCGGCCGGACGCTGTTCCGGGCCGCCGAACGCATCCGGGCACACGCCGACGAGCTCGCCGAGATCGAGACCCAGGACCAGGGGAAGCCGCTCTCGCAGGCCCGCTCCGACGTGCTGAGTGCGGCCCGCTACTTCGAGTACTACGCCGGAGCCGCCGACAAGCTGGAGGGCACGAGCGTCCCGGTCGGCACGGGCCAGGTCGACTTCACCGTCCGCGAGCCGTACGGCGTCTCGGCCCAGATAACGCCGTGGAACTTCCCGGGCAACCTGTTCGCCCGGGGCGTCGCGCCGGCGCTGGCAGCGGGGAACACGGCGGTCGTCAAGCCGGCCCCGACGACGCCGCTGTCGACCTACCGGCTCGCGGAGCTCTGTCACGAGGCCGGCGTCCCCGAGTCCGCCGTGAACGTCGTCTCCGGCGGCGGCGAGACCGGCGCGGCGCTGACGGGTCACGAGGGCGTCGACACCATCACGTTCACCGGGAGCGTCGCCACCGGCCAGCGGGTGATGCAGGCGGCCGCGGCGGAGGTCACGCCGGTCACGCTCGAACTCGGCGGGAAGAACCCCGCAATCGTCTACCCCGACGCGGACCTCGAGGAGGCCGTCTCGTGGGTCGACCGCGGCATCTTCACGAACGCTGGGCAGGTCTGCTCGGCGGCCGACCGGGCAATCGTCCACGAGGACCACTACGACGAGTTCGTCGAGCGCATCGTCGAGCGCGCCGAGGCCTACGAGCTGGCCCCCGGCGACGAGGACCCGGACATGGGGCCGCTGAACAGCGCCGACCACTTCGAGCGCGTGCTCGACTACGTCGACGTCGGTATCGCCGAGGGCGCGACGGTCGCGACCGGCGGCGAAGCGCTCGACCGGGACGGCTACTTCGTCGAACCGACGGTGCTCACGGACGTCGACAACGACATGCGGGTCGCCCAGGAGGAGATCTTCGGCCCGGTGCTGGCCGTCATCCCCTACGGCGACGACGAGGACCCCGTCGCCATCGGCAACGACGTGGCGTACGGCCTCGTCGCCGGGGTGTTCACGAACGACGTTCGCCGCGCACACCGCGCGGCCCAGCGCCTCGAAGCCGGGAACGTCTACGTCAACAAGTGGTTCGGGGACACGAACCAGACCCCCTTCGGCGGCTACAAGCGCTCCGGTATCGGCCGTGAGAAGGGTCTCGCGGCGCTGGACTCCTACCTCCAGACGAAGAACGTCGCCGTCAACCTCGACTCCGGGGCCGGCGACGACCTCCCCGGGGCCTGA
- a CDS encoding SDR family NAD(P)-dependent oxidoreductase, translating to MTLEDRTAVVTGAGAGMGRATAELFAERGASVVVVDLDEERATETADRIVADGGEAEPVVADVSDPDDVQAFVDRAVDTYGGLDVLHNNAGIPQRSTPVEDVTEETWDRIQDVNLKSAFLGAKYAVPHLREAAAGVVLNTASTSGIRPRTGLSAYAASKGGMITLTKQLAHELAEDGIRVNAICPVATDTEMLPEFASGQLSVADMADTIPLGRLAEPGDVASAAAFLASDEASMITGTALEVDGGRDI from the coding sequence ATGACACTCGAAGACAGGACCGCCGTCGTCACCGGTGCTGGGGCGGGGATGGGACGGGCCACCGCCGAGCTGTTCGCCGAGCGGGGCGCGTCGGTCGTCGTCGTCGACCTCGACGAGGAACGCGCGACGGAGACCGCCGACCGGATCGTCGCCGACGGCGGCGAGGCCGAGCCCGTCGTCGCCGACGTGTCCGACCCCGACGACGTGCAGGCGTTCGTCGACCGGGCCGTCGACACCTACGGGGGGCTCGACGTGCTGCACAACAACGCCGGCATCCCACAGCGGTCGACGCCGGTCGAGGACGTGACCGAGGAGACGTGGGACCGGATACAGGACGTGAACCTCAAGAGCGCGTTCCTCGGCGCGAAGTACGCCGTCCCGCACCTGCGCGAGGCCGCGGCGGGCGTCGTCCTGAACACCGCCTCGACGTCGGGCATCCGGCCCCGGACCGGCCTGTCGGCCTACGCCGCGTCGAAGGGCGGGATGATCACCCTCACGAAGCAGCTCGCACACGAGCTCGCCGAGGACGGCATCCGCGTCAACGCCATCTGCCCGGTCGCCACCGACACCGAGATGCTTCCGGAGTTCGCGAGCGGCCAGCTCTCCGTCGCCGACATGGCCGACACCATCCCGCTCGGCCGGCTCGCAGAGCCCGGCGACGTCGCCAGCGCGGCGGCGTTCCTGGCGTCCGACGAGGCGTCGATGATAACCGGGACGGCCCTCGAAGTCGACGGCGGGCGGGACATCTGA
- a CDS encoding ABC transporter substrate-binding protein, protein MAIDRRRLIKYTGGLAGLTALTGCLGGDGGDGETTAPGGGDDTDTDGGGGGAGGGGGDDIRIGVLLPFSGDYAWVGANVLPVVEMLVEEINDGGGIDGRQVSIVQGDTEASPDASVSATNRLVNVENVHAVIGPTSITMSAVIDTLVENEVPVVTPTAGTTSLDDRGGEYVFRTVSSDSLGGRAIARAARDQQYNSIQDYERMALMVGNEEVFQSFKEPIQSAFEEFGGTITTAMDIRTGKASYTSEVQSMMDSDPEITVLVASVEDSIKITEAGFQAGYEGNWFATQDQTNQDFLSQSDNRVTNDMLGLNAATYQPAEEAGRLQEFFDAITEYAGWDEGSRVFATNTFDAMNVLGLAMAQVAADGDDMTGANIASAIPTVARPPEQEVTNYTDGASAIADGTDVDYQGLVGPIDFDDDGDIVAPFSIKRAQDGEWTEAGRLPPEAL, encoded by the coding sequence ATGGCTATCGACAGACGTCGACTCATCAAGTACACGGGCGGACTGGCAGGGCTCACCGCGCTGACCGGCTGTCTCGGCGGGGACGGCGGGGACGGCGAGACCACGGCCCCGGGCGGGGGCGACGACACCGACACGGACGGCGGTGGCGGTGGTGCCGGCGGCGGTGGCGGTGACGACATCCGCATCGGCGTGTTGCTGCCGTTCTCGGGCGACTACGCCTGGGTCGGCGCGAACGTCCTGCCTGTCGTGGAGATGCTCGTCGAGGAGATCAACGACGGCGGCGGCATCGACGGCCGACAGGTGAGCATCGTCCAGGGCGACACGGAGGCGTCGCCGGACGCGTCCGTCTCGGCGACGAACCGCCTCGTCAACGTCGAGAACGTCCACGCGGTCATCGGCCCGACGAGCATCACCATGTCGGCGGTCATCGACACGCTCGTCGAGAACGAGGTACCGGTCGTCACGCCGACGGCGGGGACGACCTCGCTCGACGACCGTGGTGGCGAGTACGTCTTCCGGACGGTCTCCTCCGACTCGCTCGGGGGCCGAGCCATCGCCCGGGCGGCCCGCGACCAACAGTACAACTCCATCCAGGACTACGAACGGATGGCGCTCATGGTCGGCAACGAGGAGGTGTTCCAGTCGTTCAAGGAGCCGATCCAGTCCGCGTTCGAGGAGTTCGGCGGGACCATCACCACGGCGATGGACATCCGGACCGGCAAGGCCTCCTACACCTCGGAGGTCCAGTCGATGATGGACTCCGACCCCGAGATTACGGTGCTCGTCGCGTCGGTCGAGGACAGCATCAAGATCACCGAGGCGGGGTTCCAGGCGGGCTACGAGGGCAACTGGTTCGCGACCCAGGACCAGACCAACCAGGACTTCCTCTCCCAGAGCGACAACCGCGTCACGAACGACATGCTCGGCCTGAACGCCGCGACGTACCAGCCGGCCGAGGAGGCCGGCCGGCTCCAGGAGTTCTTCGACGCCATCACCGAGTACGCGGGCTGGGACGAGGGCTCGCGCGTGTTCGCGACGAACACCTTCGACGCGATGAACGTGCTCGGACTCGCCATGGCCCAGGTCGCGGCCGACGGCGACGACATGACCGGCGCGAACATCGCGTCTGCCATCCCGACGGTCGCCCGCCCGCCGGAGCAGGAGGTAACCAACTACACCGACGGTGCGTCGGCCATCGCGGACGGCACCGACGTGGACTACCAGGGGCTGGTGGGCCCCATCGACTTCGACGACGACGGCGACATCGTCGCCCCCTTCTCGATCAAGCGAGCCCAGGACGGGGAGTGGACCGAGGCGGGCCGGCTGCCGCCCGAGGCGCTCTGA
- a CDS encoding branched-chain amino acid ABC transporter permease, giving the protein MVFDNLIQTFVFGIVEGSVIAVGAVGLTLSYGVTRFINFAYGEFLTYGAYLTVFIAGGLFGLSLPLPAAIAVAVVLVGLLGVLVSRVFFEPISHRGALPLLITSIGVSFILRNLLQGWVGVDARQLPIPLLRRKDYFGVQLTDLEVGVVVVGVVTMLLVHLLLQHTMLGKRMRATSGNRSLAEIAGIDTRRVVRQTWFISAAAGALSGVLYAILFAPFRPGVGFTYLIVIFAATLLGGIGRPYGAMLGAFAIGITMNFGSAFLSANYTRAYAFVILVAVLLVRPEGIRGGEF; this is encoded by the coding sequence ATGGTCTTCGACAATCTCATACAGACGTTCGTGTTCGGCATCGTCGAGGGGAGCGTCATCGCCGTCGGTGCGGTCGGCCTTACCCTCTCCTACGGCGTCACGCGGTTCATCAACTTCGCGTACGGCGAGTTCCTCACCTACGGCGCGTACCTCACGGTGTTCATCGCGGGCGGCCTGTTCGGGCTGTCGCTCCCGCTGCCGGCCGCCATCGCCGTCGCGGTCGTCCTCGTCGGGCTGCTCGGCGTCCTGGTCTCGCGGGTGTTCTTCGAGCCCATCTCCCACCGTGGGGCGCTCCCGCTGCTCATCACGTCCATCGGCGTCTCGTTCATCCTCCGGAACCTGCTCCAGGGGTGGGTCGGCGTCGACGCACGCCAGCTCCCCATCCCGCTGCTGCGCCGGAAGGACTACTTCGGCGTCCAGCTGACCGACCTCGAGGTCGGCGTCGTCGTCGTCGGCGTGGTGACGATGCTGTTGGTGCATCTGCTGCTCCAGCACACGATGCTGGGAAAGCGGATGCGCGCGACCAGCGGGAACCGGTCGCTCGCCGAGATCGCCGGCATCGACACGCGGCGTGTCGTCCGGCAGACGTGGTTCATCTCCGCGGCGGCGGGGGCGCTCTCGGGCGTCCTCTACGCCATCCTGTTCGCGCCGTTCCGCCCCGGCGTGGGCTTTACGTACCTCATCGTCATCTTCGCCGCGACGCTGCTCGGCGGCATCGGCCGTCCCTACGGTGCGATGCTCGGGGCGTTCGCCATCGGCATCACGATGAACTTCGGCTCGGCGTTCCTCTCGGCGAACTACACCCGGGCGTACGCCTTCGTCATCCTGGTGGCGGTCCTGCTCGTCAGGCCCGAGGGCATCAGGGGAGGTGAGTTCTGA
- a CDS encoding branched-chain amino acid ABC transporter permease: MALLTGWAAFLVTVATIGCIYGLLTLGLNVHYGYTGLLNFGHVAFFAAGAYASAIVTMPPPSQVTNASYQIWFNLPMPYAFPVSLAAAAVVGGALAFLIGLTSVRLGTHYLAIATFALAGVFSDVLVNEAWLTNGSFGMNNVPKPGRAMLSADVWQLSYLIFAAGSMLAVYLLLERLMGAPFGRLLKGVRESEAAAKTLGKDTNVVKLKSFVIGGMIAGFAGGVYAHYLGSVVTAQFVPAVTFTVYAAMLLGGAASNTGAVVGAFTVVAFQESTRFITTVYNWIQSTLPDALSGVLPALFGPLPNNPSFIPSMRFVVIGVLFVLVIRYRPEGLFGDPSEIQALGEED; this comes from the coding sequence ATGGCGCTGCTGACCGGCTGGGCGGCGTTCCTCGTCACCGTGGCGACCATCGGCTGCATCTACGGGCTGTTGACGCTGGGGCTCAACGTCCACTACGGCTACACGGGGCTGTTGAACTTCGGGCACGTCGCGTTCTTCGCGGCGGGCGCGTACGCCTCGGCCATCGTGACGATGCCCCCGCCGTCGCAGGTGACCAACGCGAGCTACCAGATCTGGTTCAACCTCCCGATGCCGTACGCGTTCCCGGTGAGCCTCGCCGCGGCCGCCGTCGTCGGTGGGGCGCTCGCGTTCCTCATCGGGCTGACGAGTGTCCGGCTCGGGACCCACTACCTCGCCATCGCGACGTTCGCCCTCGCGGGCGTGTTCAGCGACGTGCTCGTCAACGAGGCGTGGCTGACCAACGGCTCCTTCGGGATGAACAACGTCCCGAAGCCGGGCCGGGCGATGCTCTCGGCCGACGTCTGGCAGCTCTCGTACCTCATCTTCGCCGCCGGCAGCATGCTCGCCGTCTACCTGCTCCTCGAACGCCTGATGGGCGCGCCGTTCGGCCGGTTGCTGAAGGGCGTTCGCGAGAGCGAGGCGGCGGCGAAGACGCTCGGGAAGGACACGAACGTCGTCAAGCTGAAGTCGTTCGTCATCGGCGGCATGATCGCCGGGTTCGCCGGCGGCGTCTACGCCCACTACCTGGGGAGCGTCGTGACCGCGCAGTTCGTCCCGGCGGTGACGTTCACCGTCTACGCCGCGATGCTGCTCGGCGGAGCCGCCTCGAACACCGGGGCGGTCGTCGGCGCGTTCACCGTGGTCGCGTTCCAGGAGTCGACCCGCTTCATCACGACGGTGTACAACTGGATCCAGTCGACACTGCCGGACGCGCTGAGCGGCGTGCTCCCCGCGCTGTTCGGGCCGCTCCCGAACAACCCGTCGTTCATCCCGAGCATGCGCTTCGTCGTCATCGGGGTCCTGTTCGTGCTCGTCATCAGGTACCGGCCCGAGGGGCTGTTCGGCGACCCCTCCGAGATACAGGCGCTCGGGGAGGAGGACTGA
- a CDS encoding ABC transporter ATP-binding protein, translating to MSTDQQSPTDGSAPDGSTTDDGADLLEVDGVVKHFGGLVANDGVTFGVEEASITGLIGPNGAGKSTLFDCITGVHTPDEGAVRLDGEPIHGLSPTKVARRGVGRTFQTPKTFRGMTVRENMAFAAREQTGETALGALFRPGTIRDEEAEIQATVDETLEFLKLDHLADEYASGLSGGQRKLLELGRVLMMDPRIILLDEPVAGVNPSLTEELLARLEELNDRGRTILFIEHDMDVVMAHCDRVVVMHDGRTLAVGPPEIVQQDERVVEAYLGGVDR from the coding sequence GTGAGCACGGACCAGCAGTCGCCGACCGACGGCAGCGCACCCGACGGCAGCACCACAGACGACGGAGCCGACCTCCTCGAAGTCGACGGCGTCGTGAAGCACTTCGGCGGCCTCGTCGCGAACGACGGCGTCACCTTCGGCGTCGAGGAGGCGTCCATCACGGGGCTCATCGGCCCGAACGGGGCCGGCAAGTCGACGCTGTTCGACTGCATCACCGGCGTCCACACGCCCGACGAGGGGGCGGTCCGTCTCGACGGCGAGCCCATCCACGGGCTCTCGCCGACGAAGGTCGCGAGACGCGGCGTCGGGCGGACGTTCCAGACCCCGAAGACGTTCCGGGGGATGACCGTCCGCGAGAACATGGCGTTCGCGGCCCGCGAGCAGACCGGCGAGACAGCACTCGGCGCGCTGTTCAGGCCGGGGACCATCCGCGATGAGGAGGCGGAGATACAGGCGACCGTCGACGAGACGCTGGAGTTCCTCAAGCTCGACCACCTCGCCGACGAGTACGCGAGCGGTCTCTCGGGCGGCCAGCGCAAGCTGCTCGAACTCGGCCGGGTCCTGATGATGGACCCGCGGATCATCCTGCTCGACGAGCCGGTCGCCGGGGTCAACCCGTCGCTGACCGAGGAGCTGCTCGCGCGGCTGGAGGAGCTGAACGACCGCGGGCGGACCATCCTCTTCATCGAACACGACATGGACGTCGTGATGGCACACTGCGACCGCGTGGTCGTGATGCACGACGGCCGGACGCTCGCCGTCGGCCCGCCCGAGATCGTCCAGCAGGACGAACGGGTCGTCGAGGCCTACCTCGGAGGTGTCGACCGATGA
- a CDS encoding ABC transporter ATP-binding protein gives MSDIGSVRRFDDALFSARDIETGYGDLQVLYGVDIDVQADEVVLLFGPNGAGKSTLMRALFKQLPLWAGTIELDGRDLSRFSSNEMVPNGVAYVPQTANVFPNLTVSENLDIGSIHAEAPAERRETMYELFPRLAERQDQDASTLSGGERQMLAMARALVPDPDLLLIDEPSAGLAPKLIERAFDHVDRIREAGTAVLMVEQNVLAALEVTDRAYALDMGENRFEADADTIRDSKRVRDLYLGT, from the coding sequence ATGAGCGACATCGGGTCCGTGCGCCGGTTCGACGACGCGCTGTTCTCCGCACGGGACATCGAGACCGGCTACGGCGACCTCCAGGTGCTCTACGGCGTCGATATCGACGTCCAGGCCGACGAGGTCGTGCTGCTGTTCGGCCCCAACGGTGCCGGGAAGTCGACGCTGATGCGGGCGCTGTTCAAGCAGCTCCCGCTCTGGGCCGGCACCATCGAGCTGGACGGCCGGGACCTCTCCCGGTTCAGCTCGAACGAGATGGTGCCAAACGGCGTCGCCTACGTCCCACAGACGGCGAACGTCTTCCCGAACCTGACCGTCTCCGAGAACCTCGACATCGGCTCCATCCACGCCGAGGCACCGGCCGAGCGCCGCGAGACGATGTACGAGCTGTTCCCGCGGCTCGCCGAGCGACAGGACCAGGACGCGTCGACGCTCTCGGGTGGAGAACGGCAGATGCTCGCGATGGCGCGGGCGCTCGTCCCCGACCCCGACCTCCTGTTGATAGACGAGCCGTCGGCGGGGCTCGCGCCGAAGCTCATCGAGCGTGCGTTCGACCACGTCGACCGCATCCGCGAGGCCGGGACGGCCGTGCTGATGGTCGAGCAGAACGTGCTGGCCGCACTCGAGGTCACCGACCGCGCGTACGCCCTCGACATGGGCGAGAACCGGTTCGAGGCGGACGCCGACACCATCCGCGACTCGAAGCGCGTCCGCGACCTCTACCTCGGAACGTGA
- a CDS encoding branched-chain amino acid transaminase: MSFAEMDVDTIWMDGEYVDWEDAQIHVLTHGLHYGTGVFEGARCYDTEKGPAIFRWDDHVERLYESCKPYEMEIDHEPAEITEATKTLIAEQDLASCYIRPIVFYGYKSLGVSPGDCPTRTAIACWPWGTYLGEDALENGIKVKVSSWRKHASSQIPTNAKTTGLYVNSLLAGEEARRNGFREAIVLNKEGNVAEGPGENIFLVRDGELYTPGLSESILDGITRNTVITLAEEMGYEVHDNVSISRGELNTADELFFTGSAAEVTPIRQVDNVEIGDGSRGPVTEEIQQRFFDVVNRRTDDHEEWFDYVDA, translated from the coding sequence ATGAGCTTCGCCGAGATGGACGTGGACACGATCTGGATGGACGGGGAGTACGTCGACTGGGAGGACGCACAGATTCACGTGCTCACCCACGGACTCCACTACGGGACGGGCGTCTTCGAGGGCGCGCGGTGTTACGACACGGAGAAGGGCCCGGCCATCTTCCGCTGGGACGACCACGTCGAACGGCTGTACGAGTCCTGCAAGCCGTACGAGATGGAGATCGACCACGAGCCCGCCGAGATCACCGAGGCGACGAAGACGCTCATCGCCGAGCAGGACCTCGCCTCGTGTTACATCCGGCCCATCGTCTTCTACGGCTACAAGAGCCTGGGCGTCTCGCCGGGTGACTGCCCGACCCGGACCGCCATCGCGTGCTGGCCGTGGGGCACCTACCTCGGCGAGGACGCACTGGAGAACGGCATCAAGGTGAAGGTGTCGTCGTGGCGCAAGCACGCCTCCAGCCAGATCCCGACGAACGCGAAGACGACCGGTCTCTACGTCAACAGCCTGCTCGCCGGCGAGGAGGCCCGTCGCAACGGCTTCCGCGAGGCGATCGTCCTGAACAAGGAGGGCAACGTCGCCGAGGGGCCCGGCGAGAACATCTTCCTCGTCCGCGACGGCGAGCTGTACACGCCCGGGCTCTCCGAGAGCATCCTCGACGGCATCACCCGCAACACCGTCATCACGCTCGCCGAGGAGATGGGCTACGAGGTCCACGACAACGTCTCCATCTCGCGTGGCGAACTCAACACCGCCGACGAGCTGTTCTTCACCGGCTCCGCCGCCGAGGTCACGCCCATCCGGCAGGTCGACAACGTCGAGATCGGCGACGGCTCGCGCGGGCCGGTCACCGAGGAGATCCAGCAGCGCTTCTTCGACGTGGTCAACCGGCGCACCGACGACCACGAGGAGTGGTTCGACTACGTCGACGCCTGA
- a CDS encoding NUDIX hydrolase has protein sequence MTTYPASFCPDCGTELVERHLDGRERRYCEFCERVVWHNPAPCAGVGVVGEDGVLLAQRDVPPGRGEWSIPGGHLEADEPAPVAAARELEEETGLHVDPDELVLVDCFHTSNGDGKYVVSIGYAVAADRCAGTATVRDEVQAVGWFTPETFAAHDGVLHGDHRGRFRAAWDWFGSRA, from the coding sequence ATGACGACCTACCCCGCCAGCTTCTGTCCCGACTGCGGCACCGAACTCGTGGAGCGTCACCTCGACGGGCGCGAGCGTCGTTACTGCGAGTTCTGCGAACGGGTCGTCTGGCACAACCCCGCGCCGTGTGCCGGTGTCGGCGTCGTCGGCGAGGACGGTGTCTTGCTCGCCCAGCGGGACGTGCCCCCCGGCCGTGGCGAGTGGAGCATCCCGGGCGGCCACCTGGAGGCCGACGAGCCCGCACCCGTCGCCGCGGCACGCGAACTCGAAGAGGAGACCGGACTCCACGTCGACCCCGACGAACTCGTGCTGGTCGACTGCTTCCACACCAGCAACGGCGACGGCAAGTACGTCGTCTCAATCGGCTACGCGGTCGCCGCTGACCGCTGTGCAGGGACGGCGACGGTCCGCGACGAGGTGCAGGCCGTCGGCTGGTTCACGCCCGAGACGTTCGCGGCGCACGACGGCGTCCTCCACGGTGACCACAGGGGGCGGTTCCGTGCCGCCTGGGACTGGTTCGGTTCGCGGGCCTGA